Below is a genomic region from Fundulus heteroclitus isolate FHET01 chromosome 5, MU-UCD_Fhet_4.1, whole genome shotgun sequence.
GCACAGATGCTATAACTGAACTttctaaacattaaaaaaaaaaaaaatgctatgtGTAGACAACTGTCATGGTGAGCCACAGTggggggcagcatcatgctgtgggggagACTTTCATCAGCAAAGGTCTTGAGACAGGGGCAAAGGTTCACATCCTTCAGGACAATGACCCCAGACACACAGGCAGAACTACACAGTAATGGTTTAGATAAAAGCacattcatgttttaaaatagcTTGCTTAACATCAGGGCATTAAATCTCATTAAGAATTAAAAATTGATGCACACATGCTCTATCAATCCAACATGAATAAAATTATgccattttaacataaataaaaaataaataagataaaaaaacctaaattaaaataacaggTAAAATGCTAAGTATTTAGATGTGCAAAATTGGTAGTGATAAACCACGATAGACTTGTATTTGTAATTGCAGCACAAATTGGTTCTATAACAGCGATTCAAATACAAACgcacaacatttgcattctgaaaacagtttataaCTTTTCGTCCACTTATCAGTCATGCACTACTCTGCGTTGAtcccaaataaaatgaaaaacaaacgaAAAAACATCGAAGTCTCTATTTCCCGTTTTGACCGCGGTGCATTAGCGCCCTCTGCTGTCGAAGAAGCGCTCAAAAACAGGAAGCGGCTGCTTGGCGTCTCTCTTTTCCTATTGGCCGGTTTGGCCCATGTGACCAAAACAGAGTCATGGCGGCGGCCGCAGCAGCCAGGTCGAGCATGGGTCTGACTTTGAGGCTCTCCAGAGTTATCCCGGACTGCCGCTCATGTCCGCTGTACAGGTTTAAGGGCTGCCTCCACAGCGCAGCCGGCTCCCAGAGGACGGGCTCCTTGGATAGCCTCCGGACCACCAGTCGCCATTTACAGACGAGTATATGTGAGTGGAGCAGCCTGCTAACAGTCTTTAGCCTCATTTTTAGGGTCCGTTCgttacctgtgaaatgtttgttCCAAAATACCCGATAACTAATAACAAGTCGCCTGTCTGACTGATTCCTAGTGCGTGCAAAGTTTGGCTTTCAGCTAATATTTCCATCCCTGGATGGTTTAATAACTCTTGTGTAACTTCTTGCCGGCTGGAGTTGTTATGAAACTTCTGCAAGATCTGTGCAACAAGTCTTTGCATTTCCACTGATATTAATCAGCCCCTTCATTCATTAAGTTTCCGTTTCTGTCTCTATGAAAAAAGGTCTCTACCAGGCTGAAGAGGGCAGCTCCAACGCGGAGGACCCAGATGATGTGTAAGTCCAAagggcttttattgtgaagttctACACAGCGATAAACGGGGACTTACCAAAGACGACTTTAGACGTTAACAATAAAAATCCACCACTGaaaagttgaaaatgttttattgcaaaCTGACCAAATCCTGATTTCTCAATTATTTAGAGCAGTTTATAGTTAAGATGTGGGTCTGGGTTGATCACagagcacaaaaacaaaataaatgggtTATTCAGATTAGGACTCTTATCTGCAAATGCTCCAGCGTTTGGGTCAACATTATTAGGATTAATGTGGGCAATGATGATTATGataataattaatataataataataataataataataataataataataataataataataataataatcatcatcatcatcatgtggACACAATTAAACACGGAAACAGTTACAATTGCAAATGCACTCAACACAAATTTGGGAGTCATTTGGAAGTGGaaggtgtgtttttttggggtgttttttttagttcctttttaaaaaaaaaaaatccaaattgaaATAAGTGAACTGATGCCTCCAATTAAAACCTAGTTCATCTACATGTCTTCTGAAACCAACCAAGTGTCCACTTGTGTCCGAATGAATCTCagtattaaaggtatactatggaaccggggttgattttccagcgaggctccccccagaagTATGCCTTTAAGCCAGCTGTTCGGTGAGGGCCTTGgaagtttgttagagaacaagcAGCAGCGTGAAGACAGGAACACGGAACGGCCGGGGGGGACGCTctggaaatgtttaaagcagggttaggttaggaAACAGCGGGCCAAGCTTTGGACGCCTTGCAGAGGATTGTTCAATCCGTCCTCTGATAATGGAAGAGAGAGAATGGCACAGTTGCCATGATAACATCGATCTAAGTTCAACACAACTGAACCATATgactgaattacctcctcaagATTTCAAGTTCTACGAAGGCCCACTGAGGACCTTGGCCCATATTCACAgagattctcagagtcctctcagggagctcctatcttagcctaaaaattcctaccTGGGAGTCTTAGTTTAGTTTAGGAGCGATTCCGatagctgctgagagcgactctgaggaAGAAGACaatgctgtcttttaagagctgtgattggctgatactacaagaagaaaaaacaacaccaatTCGCTCCTAGTGATCAAAGGAGCGATATTGGAGCAGATTATGAACTGTGTTACGATGATGAAAACTAACTAAATTTATTGATCGTCACACAgcatgaaaatgttataaagcACCGTATTTAGATCCTCATCATTATTCTGATTTGCTCACTGTTATGTTCATTTGCCAGTCATTTTACCACCTTATGTAGTTGATACAAATGCGCACTCACCTGTcggcattttactgggattgtcTGCTCGTATAAAGCGGTCGTATTTGGCAAAATGGCCGGCCTGAGatggagaggggaaaaaatggaaaaggcGAGCGGCAACAGATCTGTCCGTTCTGCTCTGGGCGGCGAAGGAATGTTTAAAGGTAAATTGGTGCGTGGACCGCGGCACAAACTCACAGCCTTTGAATCATAACGCCACAGATCAATGCGCCTCTTTCTCTGCGCATctttggtgcttttttttaCGCACCAGCCTGAAAAGTGAGAAGCGCTGCAGCAATCAAAGTGAGCAGATGGcgtcacacaagcaaacttctagatgaTCGGTCTATTAAAATAACCATGTGATACCAAAAATAATTCCTCacctcttttatatatattctttgtaaatgtcTCCGCTTTTTATCCATGATTATCCaacattttttgtaatatttatcCTCGCTAAAGTGAAGTTAGGTAGAGCCGCCTTTAACCAACCCGTGAGGGCCATTCAGAACCGtgtccttttttaaaacaggcCTGAACACGTTTTCATGCAGAAAGGGCCTATGAATGCTAACCACAAACTGATTTTTAACCTTATCTTACTGTTTTTAATTGAgtatgtttttaatttcctttatcttgtctttttttcttttaactctgtagcactttgagagcTTGCTGATGAAAAGTGCATtagaaatgtaattaatttacGAGATTATTACAACAATTTATAAACTGAGCCAAAAAACAAAGTATATTCTCTTCAATAATTTTGTCTTCTTAAGATAGAACAGAAAAAGATTCAGAACTAGAAAGTTTGTCCAATAGGTCTTCTATATTGCACCAGCTGCTGCCTCTCAACtgagtttttaaaacatgtttcactttttcttcctgaaaacaaaaatcccattttccTGTTTGATGTTTTCCCATTTTATACAAAGTATTATTTAATCCTATATGATCAAAATGTTATCTAGGTATAATTGTCTGGGATTTACTCCACGCCTGGCGAACCAGGAAACgtgcgggggggggggctttcagGTAGGCACACGCTCAAAGTTAATATGAGAGCCTGGTGAAAGAGAGCCAGAGAAACACttgtttgaaaagaaattaaattggtTTCAAAGCCAAACAGAACCACTGCAGGGTGGGAGTTTTTTGGATTGAAACCAAATGACGGCACCCGTTTAATTTGTCTGAGCCGGCAGGTCGAGAGGATATGCTTGCATTACTGTGccattatcatattagttgagTAAGACATTATAAGTTTCAGAAAAAATTACGCTCCAGCTAAATTTATCGTGACGGGCCTACCTGGACATACCTCTAAGTTTGAAATGAGAAAACCTTTACTAAGACATTGTTGGAGAGGACCAACTGTTTATTGGCAATGTTACTTCCGTGCCAGGTGACAAaggagaatgatttaggttaatttaaagtaaatatctGACTTATTGGTCCTTTAACTCATGTCGGGCAGAGTAAAAATATCACTTTGAGAACTGTTGCGTTTAGATCACAGTTATGCATTGCTTTGTCTTGGTCTACCACCTAGAATCCCAGTGACAACCTTGATTATTGTGGTTCTAACATGACAGAAAGAAACCATCCAAGGCGTGGCACGAATGCTTTCGCAAGGCACCGGTCTGCATCTTCTAAGTGACTCGTTTCTTTTGTTAATGACATTATTTCTAACCTCTAGGGTCAACGTGGTCTACATTGACCGGTCTGGCAAGAGGATCCCAGTTAAGGCCAAAGTTGGCGACAACGTCCTCTACTTGGCTCACAAACACGGAGTGGACCTTGAAGGTGAGGGTGGACAGGGCTCCACTAAAGCGTCCTGCTGGAGTAGTTGGATAACCGTCGCCCCTGATGTTGTCTTGCAGGAGCCTGTGAGGCATCGCTGGCCTGCTCTACGTGCCACGTCTACGTGAGCTCTTCCCATTTCGACAAACTTCCAGAGCCCGAAGAGAGGTGAGGAGGCCGCCGATCGCGTCCTGTGTGCCCCGGGTTCTCGGCAAATGCTAACACGTGTCTCGCTCCCCAGGGAGGACGACATGCTCGACATGGCGCCCATGCTTCAGGAGAACTCCCGCCTGGGATGTCAGATCGTTCTCACTCCGGATCTTGACGGCATCGAGCTCACCCTGCCCAAGGTCACGAGGAACTTCTATGTGGACGGCCATGTTCCCAAACCTCATTGAGCAGATAAACAGAGACTGGACAGGGGGGggactggataaaaaaaaatgagaaggTGTCTCTGTGAGCAAAGCACCACGTCCTGGTTGAGTGATGGAGGGTGACTGAAGAGATGCGACGGCTAGGGTGGTGTTATCCCTAGCAGCTCCCAGAGCATCTTGCTGGCATTTCCAACTGTTTAACCAAATCCGGGACAGACTTTAGACGAGATCAGGTCTGTAAACACTAAGACAGTGGTGATCTCAAAGGGTTACGTGTAAAAGAAACTGTGGTGGTTCAactgatatatttatttaagtggAGCCTTTCTCTAGCCATTTGCGAAGACATCATTCAACCTCACAGACTGCTCGCCGCTCAAAAAGTTAAAGATTCACGCCGATGAGCAGAGTCTGCGTCTGTGCGGGTGAATGGGACATTCCTCGTTACAGCTTATATACGCACAAGTATCACAAAGTGTTAATCGTTCTGATCTCAGTCGTCACACGTTCTACTATGCATTGGATTTCTTTCTCATGTACCGTAGTCACCTATAGATACCGCAGCGTTCTAGAAGTCCCTGCTGTTTGGCTCTGGAGCCCGACAGAAAAGCCATACAAGTTAAGTGTACTCGATGTCTGAAGTCCGGATGGATGCTGACACTTGATGCTTATTTGTTTAAACATATCAAAACGCTTCAGGTGCAATGAATTTGAGTGAAAACTCAattgaaagatgtttttttgtttgtttgttttatttgtttttctttcagcagtTATTCAAGATTTAGCTGAGATTGGGAACATTCACATTTCCTCACGATGGGTTTACTCAAGTCAGCTGCACTTGTCCAACATACGcacaaaatgtctttattttcagtttttggctaaaatatttcacattgtGCAATAAAATCCGCTCAAAAACTCTTGAGTTGCATCTATTTCATTTCAGGCTTAAACACAAATCACCGATTTTACcaattgaaaaataataacCAAATGCTTACAAGCAACCCTGTCCATATCCTGCAGCTATGCACGCTTTGCACATCAGCTTGCAGGTAAAACCGAACTGCCGTTTTACACCGAGCCGGTGCAATCTGCTAAACCAAGATCACGTGTGACCCCCACAGGCCGACCCACAACCCGGCTGATTCACAGCACTCCGTTCAATCGGGTTGAATTCCAAACAAATGCACCGGTTCCTAAACATTTTAGGGCGATTTTGCACGATCCAAGGTGAGTTTTGAACAGGCACACCAACGGGGCATGTACGTCATCCAATATGTGAATTCAGTGCTGTTTTAAACTAGATCGGGCGCAATGTTAATCATGCAGCTGTTCGGCGCTAAAGGTGAGCGACGTGATGGGCCAGATTTACCAGTAGCTACTTTTTAAAGGGAATCTGCTCCTGATGTCTGATTTCGGCTGAATTCTCTTTGTCGTAACGCGCCGACTCATCGGACTGAAAAGTTTTCATTCCTAACTAGCCCGGCGTGAGGAAAGCCGGTGAGCAGCGGCAGGGAGTGATGCTCCTCTGAGGTTGGGGCGCCCTGTCTTTTGATGGGTGCCGCCGCGGGGGCCTCTCCGCGCTCGCGACACATAAAAGTGAGTTCGAGGCGGCGACAAATGTCcgcgaggggaaaaaaaagagctccGACGTTCTAGAACGCTAAAAAtgcaacattaatgttccagCACCACTTTAAACGAGGCCCCCGAAAAATACTATGTTGCTCATGTTCTCGCTGGTGAgttcaaaataaacttttcccTAAATTAGAATAACGTTTTAGATTAGAacgtcttttttccccctcctttctTCGCTTTGCTCggcttttatatttaaaaccaGTTCCTGCTGTTGTCTGCTGTTAAACGTATTTTCTGTAATTATGTTGAACTGTGAGAATGTTGAACTGGACcaatcacttctttttttttttattcagacatGAATATAGTGACACTTATATGGCTCTGGGGTGTTAAAGAAGGCCGAGTTAGCTCTCTTGTTGGTGGTTCTGGTGTCTGTCATCCTCCTCCAGATAATACTCCACAGGTACCTATGGGTATGAGGCCAGGACTGGACGGCTCGTCTTGCTGGCCAGTCCAGTTCGGTACTGTTGCCACTGTCAGTGTGGGCACATACCAGGTCCTGCTAGGAAATGAAATTGGTGTCTCCATAAAACCTTTCAGTGGAGGGAACCGTGGAAAAATTGCTGTAGTCCGCTTACTAgacccagtggaccaacaccagctgTCATGGCTCCCCTAAATCTTCACTTCTTATTGGACCTTTTTAACATCTTCGGTTATCTGCCTGTCCATACTTCCTTCAGACTCTTggaccttgatttttttttttctccaaatgaaatgcaaaacttTCATTCTATCTTAAGAGAGGAGCTACAGTCCGGttcgttctctctctctctctctctctctagcccaagacttttttttctttgtttgtttgttttccatttcaGGACTTGCTGAATGTGACCGCTGTAACCTGTAACGTTCTGCATGCATCTGTGTGAAGCTCTGATGCCAGAACCGTCTGAATCTAGCCCTGAACTCTTGAGTGGACGTATCTTCACAATCCCTTCAATGCTGCGGTTGTTCTACCTCACTTTGTCGTTTTTCCATTTGTACAGTTATACCCAGAATAATTCTACACCCGGCTGAtctttagattaaaaaatattttcatttaacctagaaaacagttttttttagaatttggAATGAAATGGGCATCTTCCAAAACATAACAAAAGTATTAAGAGGATCAACTTTGATCAGTTATAACCtggttttatttactttttataaatgGCATGTCAAGAttattttcctcctcctcttgtcAGTGATGAGTGGGAAATTATTTTATCGGCTCCAGCAATGAGAACCTTCTTATAGTTGCTGAGCAGCGTTTTGCAGGCTTCCACTggtattttgctgttttgtcgTTAAGCTCCAGGTCCTCCAGGTCGGTCCGACCAGCGTACTAATCTTTATCAGATCCAAGTTGTGACTGAAACACTGATGCCACTGGAAACTGCTGGTTAAACTGAAAGATGCTTGCGTAGCATCCTGGGTAGCATATGTTTGGGTACGGCACTCTTGACAAGcttgcttttttatttcatttatttattttagctacGGCCTTTTGACGCCTGCTCTCTTCGTGGAGGCCGTCTGCTGGACAATTATCAAGTCAAGTCGTGGATGACTGCTTGAGCCTTTGACGGAACCTTTTTGCATCAAgaatcttttcctggtttagtGTGAATCAAAATATTCAGGGAAACGTGAATTTCGTCTGTTTTGTCGACTGTAAGAGCGTTTTCACATGCAAGTTTTACATTTAGAACTGAACGACAGCAACAAATTCCATCATGGGGTCCGATCTGTTCAGCAGCAATTTACAACCAACGTCGTCTCAAATGGGTCAAATTCACATGCGGTTACACAGAAatgttaacctgactctcgccagaggGATTTCAAtccgccgagctccacacgtccatctggactcgctctactggagatgtatttcagaagaaggggccttatcaaaaatccttgcacatgattggataaaccacttgccTGTCATCCTTACTGACGTGCCTTTATGTCATCTTTATGTCACTCTCAAACATTGACTTatttaaactaaacacatgCATTGCCTGACGGGGGGGGGGCGAGTAAAGCATGGCGGCTCGCCGTGTTTAAAATACGATGGAGCTAACCCTGGCTTGCTTTCTCAcagcgagccgccattgttgtctgaatctaAACAGTAGCTTCTCTGATACGCCACTTCTACGAAAATCCCAcccggcgatcctgattggctcgtccgtTTTATGGGGCAttgaaatccccccccccccaacggCAGCAACTCCATAAGGATGTGTGGAGCCGCTTGGAGCTCGACGGAatgacatccatctggcgagagtcaggttacagAAATGTTGCCGTGTCGTCAAGATGGATCCAGTCATATTGACAGATTGAAAGTCTTTGCATGTGTTGCACTTAAACTCCATCCTGACGGgtagaaacctccagcagaaccaggctctggTCCATCCACTACGGCCAAGAGGAGCCAAGAAGACCCACTAAAAACGGACGCACACCTTTAGGGGTCGTGTCCATGGGAACGATAAACTGAGTACACAGAGTTAAAGATGGCGGGTGTGCCTACCAGATAGTAGAGAAACAGCTGGATTATCTGTGGGGGAGCAAACAAAGTAAACGGCATTAGTAACACCGGTAGCTCTTTCATAAGGGCTGTCCAGGAAAGGTGTGGGGGCGCTCATACACAGAATGATAAGGAACACTGCGTCTGTAGATGGAGAACATGTAGTTGATGTCTCCAGTGGCTCAGATGGTGGCCATGCTTTAAGCAACATGTTGGTTTAGACTCAGAGAAGCATGGAAAGACGTGTTAAACCCATGGGGTCTGTGATGCCTGCCGTTTACCTGCATGCTTGTTTTTGCCCGTTCTGCAGACCTGGCCCTAGCATGAGCACGGCCGCCTCCAACCAGGACAACCAGTGCAAAGCGGAACACCATGACTCTCCCCCGGCCCTCTTCTACCTCTGCCGTGAAGTCTCCAAGCTTGCAGCACCGATCCACGCCGGTTTCTTGGACAAGAAAAAGGCAGACGAAGTGGCAAACGATGACCGCATGACCGGAAAGCCAGAGCGAGTTACTTGCAGCTCTCTGGAGGATCCTTTGGTAGTAAGAGACGGGGGCGCGCACCTGCTTCAGTCGTCTCGTGGTTATCACCGACGCGGTTTGTGCTGCGTGATGCCGTACAGTCAGGGGGAAAACGGGACGGAGGAAGGTCCCGGCGGTGGCGACGCCTCAACCTCGCGTGACCCTCGCGGGGACTGGACCAGCCCCTGGACGGTGCTGAGCCTGATCAACCTGCACTGTGAAAGGCTTCTTCATGACAGAGATGCTATAGAGCCAGGCTTCAGCTTAGGGTTGTCTGCTTCGGCAGCCAGCCACTTGAATGCCGCCTTTGCGGCGGCGGGCGTAACAGCAGGGGGGAGCACAAGAGACGGTCTTGGCGGTCTTCAACTGTGCGAGGGCCAAAAGTCCCCTCTGTCCACCCGAGCCGCGGACACTTTCAGAGCGGGGCGCTCCGGAGGGGCTCTGGAGGGCGGAGGGCCGCCGCACGCTGCTGAGGAACGAGCTCCTCTCACTGAGGCGTCGCATGAACGCAGTTCAGCAGAAACTCCGCGGCCTCCACCGGGTTACAAGGAGACGTCCAGTGATGACAAGCAGCTAGAGTCCAACCAGGAGGGCGACACGGGATGTCTGTTTACTGGAAAGCATCATTTGCAGCAAGCACACCCCCCGGGGGGATCAGCTAGTACCCAGATTACTTTTAGTTCAGCCCATATGGAGTGCATAGATGGGCTAAAACCAACGCTAAAAGTGGATCACAATGCAAACATTACCTGGTCTACCCAGCTCACCCCTAGGCTGCTGTCGTCACAGCCGGGGTCCGTCATCTCAGATGCAGCAGGGGTCCACCGCTCCCCCAAACCCTCAGCATCTAAACCTGAATGCTTTCCCCTGGAGGTAAACCACGCCACGGCTGAGCATTCGCTGTCGTCTGCCACCTCACCAGAGCTTTGGAGGGTGAGAGATGATGATGATCAGCTCTCTGGCAACAAATGTAGGACCAAGACGCGTAGGAAGCAGCCTCACCCGTCTCGCAGCGCTGACGTTCACGACCCGGACTTCCAGGGCGTGTTTTTCAGGATCGACGCCGAGCTGGATGACAGCAGGGAACGCTGCCGGCTCCTCATCACCTCAAAGCACAGGTAATGGTGGCGCCGCTTCGTTTCGGTGTTGGTCCTCAGCGTGTTTTGAATTTGAGATGGCGGCACAGCTAGCGGTCTGCTGCACGTGTGTCCACCACAGCAAGGAGCTCTGCAGGAGTGTGAGAAAACCGAAGCTGAGGGCGCGGACTTCCCAGAAATCAGCCACCACCAGCAGCTCAGAGGAGGACAACGACCAAGCAACTAATATCAATAGTAAGTAATGCCTGCAATACAGAACCTTTGgtacaaatatttattattatcaggttaatgatattttttttttaaatcgattGACGGTTGGAGGTCAGCGTATTCtgacttttatctttttttgttttaccttctAAGTAGTCTAAAGCAGGCAAACTAATCCATGTAAACCTTTGTCTTAATTTAACTGTTACATACCATAGAATACCCCCTTTATTAATAAAccgttttaaaataacaaagcttgtcaaagtgctgtacgtgcaactgaaaataacagtaaaactaAAATAGACAAGTAAAGCACAGACAAGCTAGAATAGAAAAATAAGAGTTAAAATTGTTAAAGGTAAGTGCTTTAAGAAGAGTCTTAAACTCTGAAAGGAAAGAGAGGAGGCCTGCCTGACATCTAGGGCAGATTATTCCACAACTGTGGAGCTGatattaaagaacaaaaaatgctTCCATAGAGGTGGTTGCTTTAtatgcaacaaaaaataagaaagtaCAAGGTTATCCTAATGTATGCATCAAATATCATGTTCAGGTTTGCTTTATCTGATTTCTACTGAAGCTAAAACAAAGCGCCCTAGGGAAGAGGCCCTTTTTAGTTTGAGCCGATTAATTAATGGAAAGGTGGAGATGCAAAATGTGCAGTAGTCTTTGTAAAGACCATAGCAGGCTACAGCAGAAATTGTTGTGCCATCTGAATCTTAAGCAGATTTAACAGCAGTTTGAAACTTAAATATCAAACACTACAATCTCATTGGTAAACTCCgaagtaaaacacaaaagtcTACTGGTGCCACTAGGGGGCGCCACTAGACTTTACATTCTTTTAAGTCCCTTATAACCTAATATTCTGGTATAAATGAAATGACTAATGTGAGCTTCACTAATGCATCTTTCCTAAAAGCACGAGTCTACGCTGTTTTAACTCACACTCAGACTACTAATCAGGATCAACCCGATGCTGGGACAGAAGCCAGCAGACAAGGAAGTTTTCTAAATGTCCCTTCAGGTCCTGAAACACAAAGACAAGTAAACGACTAACCTTTCACAGCCTGAACGATCAGTGTTTCACCCTTTGATTTAATAATACTGCTCTAGCAGTCAAAGGTTTGGACCCACCGTCTCTTTGAAtcgtttctttatttttatcactACCTCTGGGAGCTCCTTGA
It encodes:
- the fdx2 gene encoding ferredoxin-2, mitochondrial, translated to MAAAAAARSSMGLTLRLSRVIPDCRSCPLYRFKGCLHSAAGSQRTGSLDSLRTTSRHLQTSICLYQAEEGSSNAEDPDDVVNVVYIDRSGKRIPVKAKVGDNVLYLAHKHGVDLEGACEASLACSTCHVYVSSSHFDKLPEPEEREDDMLDMAPMLQENSRLGCQIVLTPDLDGIELTLPKVTRNFYVDGHVPKPH
- the zglp1 gene encoding GATA-type zinc finger protein 1, producing the protein MLIMQLFGAKALMPEPSESSPELLSGRIFTIPSMLRPGPSMSTAASNQDNQCKAEHHDSPPALFYLCREVSKLAAPIHAGFLDKKKADEVANDDRMTGKPERVTCSSLEDPLVVRDGGAHLLQSSRGYHRRGLCCVMPYSQGENGTEEGPGGGDASTSRDPRGDWTSPWTVLSLINLHCERLLHDRDAIEPGFSLGLSASAASHLNAAFAAAGVTAGGSTRDGLGGLQLCEGQKSPLSTRAADTFRAGRSGGALEGGGPPHAAEERAPLTEASHERSSAETPRPPPGYKETSSDDKQLESNQEGDTGCLFTGKHHLQQAHPPGGSASTQITFSSAHMECIDGLKPTLKVDHNANITWSTQLTPRLLSSQPGSVISDAAGVHRSPKPSASKPECFPLEVNHATAEHSLSSATSPELWRVRDDDDQLSGNKCRTKTRRKQPHPSRSADVHDPDFQGVFFRIDAELDDSRERCRLLITSKHSKELCRSVRKPKLRARTSQKSATTSSSEEDNDQATNINKGKVCASCCTRKTPMWRDAEDGTPLCNACGIRYKKYRVRCVKCWHIPRKEGNSNSLCIRCGNFVRLTSAQRKHHS